The Henckelia pumila isolate YLH828 chromosome 2, ASM3356847v2, whole genome shotgun sequence genome includes a window with the following:
- the LOC140880060 gene encoding pentatricopeptide repeat-containing protein At1g52640, mitochondrial, which yields MAVKSFLHSLFSHAHKHFRNQIVRRWSSHSTLVQPHQIPPSTHLVNELSRILSDYRNPQHDIEFALSPFASKLSTDIVEQVLKRCRNLGFSAHRFFIWAQGNPGFRHSKESHHILVDILGSSRQFPLVWDFLMEVKSSGLCELSREIFWVVFRSYSRANLPADAIRAFNKMADFGIRPCLEDLDQLLYSLCKRKHVRHAREFFDRVKNDDNLSPSVKTYSILMRGWGEIGEPFEAQKLFDEMTERGCVVDLLAWNSVLDALCKGGKVGEAYELFRGMRRKGLEPDSYSYSIFIHASCDSNDLHSAFRILDSMKRSNLVPNVFTYNCIIKKLCNNGKVDEAYELLDEMIETGSIRPDTWSYNTILASHCDHNEVNRALKLISRMHKDSCQPDRHTYNMVLKMLIRIGRFDRVEKTWHSMEERGFYPSVSTYAVMVHGLCKKRSKLDEACKYFEMMVDEGIPPYTATCELLRNKLIGSGFADKSDILAEKMERSTSQAIQDVANIMRGNRSRVRSRTEDEYSDDSDV from the coding sequence ATGGCCGTAAAATCATTTCTACATTCACTTTTCTCACATGCCCACAAACATTTTCGCAACCAAATTGTTCGACGGTGGTCGTCTCATTCGACTTTGGTTCAACCCCACCAAATCCCACCTTCCACGCATCTCGTCAATGAGCTTTCCCGGATTCTTAGCGACTACAGAAATCCCCAACACGACATTGAGTTTGCGCTCTCCCCATTTGCCTCCAAGCTTTCCACAGATATAGTCGAGCAAGTGTTGAAAAGGTGCAGGAATCTTGGATTCTCGGCTCACAGATTCTTCATCTGGGCTCAAGGTAATCCAGGCTTTAGACATAGTAAAGAGAGTCACCATATTCTCGTCGATATCTTGGGGAGTAGCAGGCAGTTTCCATTGGTATGGGATTTTTTAATGGAGGTGAAAAGTTCTGGGCTTTGTGAACTCAGTCGGGAAATTTTCTGGGTCGTTTTCAGATCTTACAGTAGAGCTAATTTACCAGCCGATGCAATAAGGGCTTTCAATAAGATGGCTGATTTCGGGATTAGGCCTTGTTTAGAGGATCTTGATCAGCTTTTGTATTCATTGTGTAAAAGGAAGCATGTGAGGCATGCTCGCGAGTTCTTCGACAGAGTGAAGAACGATGATAATTTGAGTCCAAGCGTGAAGACATACAGCATTTTGATGAGGGGCTGGGGTGAGATTGGTGAGCCCTTTGAAGCACAAAAGCTGTTTGATGAAATGACTGAAAGAGGCTGTGTGGTCGATTTGCTCGCCTGGAATAGCGTGTTGGATGCTCTGTGTAAAGGAGGGAAGGTGGGCGAAGCATATGAATTGTTTCGAGGGATGAGGCGCAAAGGGCTTGAACCCGATTCTTATTCTTATTCCATATTCATCCACGCTTCTTGTGATTCGAATGATCTTCATTCGGCATTTCGGATTCTTGATTCGATGAAAAGGTCTAATCTTGTTCCAAATGTGTTCACCTACAATTGCATTATCAAGAAGCTTTGCAACAACGGTAAAGTCGATGAGGCTTACGAGCTTTTAGATGAGATGATCGAGACCGGCTCTATTAGACCAGACACTTGGAGTTACAATACTATTTTAGCTTCACATTGTGATCACAATGAAGTCAATAGGGCACTTAAGCTAATTTCAAGAATGCACAAAGATTCTTGTCAGCCAGACAGGCATACGTATAACATGGTGCTTAAAATGCTTATCAGAATAGGAAGATTCGATAGAGTTGAGAAGACTTGGCATTCGATGGAAGAGAGAGGCTTTTATCCTTCTGTCTCCACGTACGCTGTCATGGTTCATGGTCTTTGTAAGAAGAGAAGTAAACTCGACGAAGCTTGTAAATATTTCGAAATGATGGTCGATGAAGGGATACCTCCTTATACCGCAACTTGTGAATTGTTGAGGAATAAGCTTATTGGATCGGGATTTGCAGACAAATCGGATATTCTGGCGGAGAAAATGGAAAGAAGCACCTCTCAGGCCATTCAAGATGTAGCAAACATCATGAGAGGGAACAGATCTCGTGTTAGGTCGAGAACCGAAGATGAATATTCAGATGATAGTGATGTGTAG